The Flexivirga oryzae genome has a segment encoding these proteins:
- a CDS encoding acetoin reductase → MTNTQRVAIVTGAGRGIGAAIATRLAKDGYAVVVNDVDPATAQHTADEIGGCAAPADVTDRGAVFDLVQTAVDRYGRLDTMVANAGIAKVQTLLEATPADLEQIFRVNVFGVLYCIQAAAERFRTQGGGGKIITCASIAAHDGFAYLGSYSGTKFAVRGITQAAAKELAGDGITVNAYCPGIVGTDMWDLIDEQLGRYLGTGKGEALASYAAGIPLGRVQTPEDVANFVSYLGSPDADYMTGQAIMIDGGVVMR, encoded by the coding sequence ATGACAAACACGCAGCGAGTAGCGATCGTGACCGGAGCGGGCCGCGGCATCGGTGCCGCCATTGCCACGCGGTTGGCAAAGGACGGCTACGCCGTGGTCGTGAACGATGTGGACCCGGCCACCGCACAGCACACGGCCGACGAGATCGGCGGCTGCGCGGCTCCTGCCGACGTCACCGACCGCGGCGCGGTGTTCGACCTCGTGCAGACGGCTGTCGACAGGTACGGGCGGTTGGACACGATGGTCGCCAACGCCGGGATCGCCAAGGTACAGACACTGCTCGAAGCGACACCCGCCGACCTGGAGCAGATCTTCCGGGTCAATGTGTTCGGCGTCCTGTACTGCATCCAGGCCGCCGCGGAACGGTTCCGCACCCAAGGCGGTGGCGGCAAGATCATCACCTGCGCGTCCATCGCCGCGCATGACGGATTCGCGTACCTGGGCAGCTATTCGGGGACCAAGTTCGCCGTTCGGGGCATCACCCAGGCGGCCGCCAAGGAACTCGCCGGCGACGGCATCACGGTCAACGCATACTGCCCCGGGATCGTCGGCACCGACATGTGGGATCTCATCGACGAACAGTTGGGCCGGTACCTCGGGACGGGGAAGGGTGAGGCCCTCGCCAGCTATGCCGCCGGGATCCCGCTCGGACGGGTGCAGACCCCCGAGGACGTCGCCAACTTCGTGTCGTATCTCGGCAGCCCTGACGCCGACTACATGACCGGCCAGGCGATCATGATCGACGGGGGCGTGGTCATGCGCTGA
- a CDS encoding transcriptional regulator has translation MDPSRSMPPRDLRRAELAREAFLERGSPEDVRPEVYQSWLRSLSDGLDPEAELRQEPLADDALRSLREQHPLAASMPLIRSLLTESAAEAGLLVAVSDAAGRLLWVEGDSALRRSAERMLFLPGADWTEQAVGTNAPGTALAIDSAVRIYGAEHLARQVTSWSCSAAPIHDPDTGAMLGALDLTGGDDAAAPQSLALVSATVAAVEAQLRIARLTSGIVIGDPAQLVAGQRLTVLGAGGATLSSSDGVRKFGLRHSELLLLLSEAADGMTADQLAVALSDDELPSVTLRAEISRLRGVLPDGLLLSRPYRFGQAVRSDIAVVREHLERGEVGAAVSAYRGPVLPDSEAPGVIQIREQLHTRMRNSVLKHGDSDLLLRFADTMFGRDDLQLWEAAEALVGAGSPRRDSVSARVSRLRGR, from the coding sequence ATGGATCCCTCGCGGTCAATGCCCCCACGCGACCTGCGTCGCGCGGAGTTGGCGCGCGAGGCCTTCCTGGAGCGTGGCTCTCCGGAAGACGTCCGCCCGGAGGTGTACCAGTCCTGGCTGCGTTCCCTGTCCGACGGGCTCGACCCGGAGGCCGAGTTGCGCCAGGAACCGTTGGCCGACGACGCCCTGCGATCACTGCGCGAGCAGCACCCGCTGGCAGCATCCATGCCGCTCATCCGGTCACTGCTGACCGAGAGTGCTGCGGAGGCGGGGCTGCTCGTCGCGGTCAGCGATGCCGCCGGTCGGCTGCTGTGGGTCGAGGGCGATTCGGCGTTGCGCAGAAGTGCGGAGCGGATGCTGTTCCTGCCGGGTGCCGACTGGACCGAGCAGGCCGTGGGCACCAACGCGCCGGGTACCGCCCTGGCCATCGACAGCGCGGTCCGCATCTACGGCGCCGAACATCTTGCGCGGCAAGTCACTTCGTGGAGTTGTTCCGCCGCGCCGATCCATGACCCCGACACCGGAGCCATGCTCGGGGCGCTGGACCTGACCGGAGGTGACGACGCGGCCGCACCCCAGAGCCTGGCTCTGGTGAGCGCCACGGTCGCCGCCGTCGAAGCGCAGCTGCGCATTGCTCGCCTCACCTCCGGCATCGTAATTGGCGATCCCGCCCAGCTGGTTGCGGGACAACGGCTGACAGTGCTGGGCGCGGGTGGTGCGACGCTGTCCAGCAGCGACGGAGTGCGCAAGTTCGGCCTCCGGCACAGTGAGCTCCTGCTGCTGCTCTCGGAGGCCGCCGACGGGATGACCGCCGATCAGCTGGCGGTCGCATTGAGTGACGACGAGCTGCCGTCGGTGACGCTGCGCGCCGAGATCTCCCGATTGCGGGGCGTGCTGCCGGATGGGCTGCTCCTCTCGCGGCCGTACCGCTTCGGACAGGCGGTGCGCAGCGACATCGCCGTCGTTCGCGAGCACCTGGAGCGGGGCGAGGTCGGCGCGGCGGTCAGCGCCTACCGGGGCCCGGTCCTGCCCGACTCGGAAGCTCCGGGCGTCATACAGATCCGTGAGCAGTTGCACACGCGGATGCGTAATTCCGTCCTGAAACATGGCGATTCGGACCTGCTGCTGCGGTTTGCCGACACCATGTTCGGCCGTGACGACCTGCAACTGTGGGAGGCCGCGGAAGCCCTGGTCGGTGCCGGTTCCCCGCGCCGGGACTCGGTCAGTGCCCGCGTGAGCAGGCTCCGCGGCCGCTGA
- a CDS encoding GAF domain-containing protein translates to MRNPLEAALPTGENPRRHARELARMREATITGVVDQQHPRSVIAESWHRMGRLGVDPDRGKLAPVMPAEEVEFRRQDSGLAEVLPILRNGLVRLAEESGHIMVVADRDGQILWRDGSRVVLHRADQLGFRVGANWHENVVGTNAIGTALVAQRAVQVFSAEHYVRTHHVWTCAAAPLRSPRDGRVIGVVDISGPAATINATTLALVDAVAQLAETQLRLRHLVELERLRRLALPALVRLDGTALAVDTDGWVAASTGLVTMDRIALPSSVAAGNIWLPGYGTCRVEPLPGGWIVRIEGRHADAAPTSIVLDLTGPDAELQISGPDTTWCHGLTPRHAEICYLLFRHPTGRSARQLALDLFGDSGRVGTVRAEMSRLRHSFSGIIRSRPYRLADGLQTRLLLPPAPEQLLPFSTAPAIRGAHLPR, encoded by the coding sequence GTGCGTAACCCATTGGAAGCGGCGTTGCCGACGGGTGAGAATCCTCGGCGGCACGCCCGCGAGCTGGCGCGGATGCGTGAGGCGACAATCACCGGCGTGGTCGACCAACAACACCCACGTTCGGTGATCGCGGAGTCGTGGCATCGGATGGGCCGACTCGGCGTGGATCCGGACCGGGGGAAGCTGGCCCCGGTGATGCCCGCAGAGGAGGTCGAGTTCCGACGGCAGGACTCCGGACTGGCGGAGGTGCTGCCCATCCTGCGGAACGGGCTGGTCAGGCTCGCCGAGGAATCGGGTCACATCATGGTGGTCGCGGATCGCGACGGTCAGATCCTGTGGCGTGACGGCAGCCGCGTCGTTCTTCACCGTGCCGATCAACTGGGTTTCCGGGTGGGCGCGAACTGGCACGAGAACGTGGTCGGCACCAACGCGATCGGCACGGCCCTGGTCGCCCAGCGTGCCGTGCAGGTCTTCTCCGCCGAGCACTACGTGCGCACCCATCATGTGTGGACCTGCGCTGCGGCGCCGTTGCGCAGTCCGCGCGACGGCAGGGTGATCGGTGTCGTCGACATCTCGGGGCCGGCGGCGACGATCAATGCAACCACGCTCGCCCTGGTGGACGCGGTCGCCCAGCTGGCCGAGACACAACTGCGGCTACGTCATCTCGTCGAGCTCGAGAGGCTGCGTCGCCTGGCGCTGCCCGCCCTCGTGCGACTGGACGGGACGGCGCTGGCGGTCGACACCGACGGTTGGGTGGCTGCGTCGACGGGCCTCGTCACGATGGACCGCATCGCCCTGCCCAGCTCCGTCGCCGCAGGGAACATCTGGTTACCCGGGTACGGCACCTGCCGCGTCGAGCCGCTGCCCGGGGGCTGGATCGTGCGGATCGAGGGACGGCACGCGGATGCTGCGCCGACGTCGATCGTGCTCGACCTGACCGGGCCGGACGCCGAGCTGCAGATCAGCGGCCCCGACACGACGTGGTGCCACGGCCTGACGCCACGTCACGCGGAGATCTGCTACCTGCTCTTCCGCCATCCGACGGGAAGATCGGCACGCCAGCTCGCGCTCGACCTGTTCGGCGACTCCGGCCGGGTCGGCACGGTTCGGGCCGAGATGTCGCGACTGCGACACAGCTTCTCCGGGATCATCCGATCCCGGCCGTACCGCCTGGCGGACGGCCTGCAGACCAGGCTGCTGTTGCCGCCGGCGCCGGAACAGCTCCTCCCGTTCTCGACCGCTCCCGCGATCCGTGGCGCGCACCTACCGCGCTGA